A window of the Acidobacteriota bacterium genome harbors these coding sequences:
- a CDS encoding ABC transporter ATP-binding protein, translating to MIDGSGDHDVVIEARGLARSFGHVQAVRGIDLTVRRGQIFGFLGPNGSGKSTTIRMLCGILSPTAGSATVLGVDVTREPEKVKARIGYMTQRFSLYEDLTVEENLAFFAGVYGVPGGRSKGRIEEIVAATSLAWKRRELAGSLSGGWKQRLALAAALLHAPPLMILDEPTAGVDPLSRRQFWDLVADLALGGTTFLVSTHYMDEAERCHEIAIMVYGRIIARGSPAELVGVKDIAVYNLETRAPREAMILLRGLPGVHQVAPFGPVLRVVAAREGPARERIASALQAAGIPVTRLDADAPSLEDVFIHHSADELRREMTG from the coding sequence ATGATCGACGGGTCCGGCGATCACGACGTCGTCATCGAGGCGCGCGGTCTCGCGCGCAGCTTCGGCCACGTGCAGGCGGTGCGCGGGATCGATCTGACGGTGCGGCGCGGGCAGATCTTCGGATTCCTCGGGCCCAACGGCTCGGGGAAGTCGACGACGATCCGCATGCTCTGCGGCATCCTCTCTCCCACCGCGGGCTCGGCGACCGTGCTCGGGGTTGACGTGACGCGCGAGCCCGAGAAGGTGAAGGCGCGGATCGGCTACATGACGCAGCGGTTCTCCCTCTACGAGGACCTCACCGTCGAGGAAAACCTGGCGTTCTTCGCCGGCGTGTACGGCGTCCCCGGGGGCCGGTCGAAGGGACGGATCGAGGAGATCGTCGCCGCGACCTCGCTCGCGTGGAAGCGGCGAGAGCTGGCCGGCTCGCTTTCCGGCGGATGGAAACAGCGCCTCGCGCTCGCGGCGGCGCTCCTGCACGCTCCGCCGCTGATGATCCTCGACGAGCCGACGGCGGGAGTCGATCCGCTCTCGCGCCGCCAGTTCTGGGATCTCGTCGCGGACCTCGCCCTCGGCGGGACGACCTTTCTCGTGTCGACGCATTACATGGACGAGGCCGAGCGCTGCCACGAGATCGCGATCATGGTCTACGGGCGGATCATCGCGCGCGGATCGCCGGCGGAGCTCGTCGGCGTCAAGGACATCGCGGTCTACAACCTCGAGACGCGCGCTCCGCGCGAGGCGATGATCCTGCTGCGCGGGCTTCCGGGGGTGCATCAGGTGGCTCCGTTCGGCCCGGTCCTGCGGGTCGTGGCCGCGCGCGAGGGGCCGGCCCGCGAGCGCATCGCGTCGGCGCTTCAAGCGGCGGGGATCCCCGTGACGCGCCTCGACGCCGACGCCCCGTCGCTGGAGGACGTCTTCATCCACCACAGCGCCGACGAGCTTCGCAGGGAGATGACGGGATGA
- a CDS encoding SpoIIE family protein phosphatase: MTDRAQLPGGIGFRARLRRLMPRVALVFCLLVAAKGALALLGVAPASRLRGFVDGLTILSGLLAAGYYVPKGVRWLWRKTLWRVRRRLVITYLFVGLTPIVLMASLGILAGFVASAEGMAAAVRQQLRSLETQAAASARRIAARLASIDPADAGVDGVVAREGEALRDLLPGARLEAWIAGAGAAGSRARAVSRPDEADARPLGGDDGDGAPLPAWIPNGTFEGLVFVPPVDESTRFGSGTIRAIATQGGAHGAVTVLVSVPMSRSLVTRLRDASRVEVHPYFDRSRVKVEESSIEIPEPERPPAAARKSAARISIDGQDIPANAIDQLGEPLPDVPYPVIVPATDWGTGKREDRVAFLFPWSWSQAASQVLGGTEIGRIWKIALVAVALVFLLFELMALLAAVLITREVTGTVHELHLATVAVRRGDFTHRARKTSHDQLGELADAFNDMAGHIGELLDERVVRERLEREVEIAAEVQSKLFPRALPALSSAEITGECRAARGVAGDYFDYITVAPGLIAIALADVSGKGISASLLMSNLQASLRAQAGMLSEIPARPVVAAGAPPGSQSAGAVALLASRLNAQLCRATDINRYATLFLALYDEGSRALRYTNAGHNAAILVQEDGSVTRLSRGGTIVGAFEGASYEEAGAVLSRGAIVVVFSDGISEATNAAGDEFGEDRIATLAVANRHRSAEQIRDGLFSAVDAWSEGLERNDDQTLVVLRATAAAGGR, translated from the coding sequence GTGACGGACCGCGCGCAGCTTCCCGGCGGGATAGGATTCCGCGCCAGGCTTCGACGCCTCATGCCGAGGGTGGCCCTCGTCTTCTGCCTGCTCGTCGCGGCGAAGGGGGCCCTCGCCCTGCTCGGGGTCGCTCCGGCCTCGAGACTCCGCGGGTTCGTCGACGGCCTGACAATCCTGAGCGGCCTTCTCGCCGCGGGCTACTACGTCCCCAAGGGCGTGCGCTGGCTCTGGCGGAAAACGCTGTGGCGGGTGCGGCGCCGGCTGGTCATCACGTATCTGTTCGTCGGTCTCACGCCGATCGTCCTGATGGCTTCGCTCGGGATCCTCGCGGGGTTCGTCGCCTCCGCGGAGGGGATGGCCGCCGCCGTGCGGCAGCAGCTCCGGTCCCTCGAGACGCAGGCGGCCGCCTCCGCGCGGCGCATCGCCGCCCGGCTCGCGTCCATCGATCCCGCGGACGCCGGCGTGGACGGCGTCGTGGCGCGCGAAGGCGAGGCGCTTCGCGATCTCCTTCCCGGCGCGCGCCTCGAGGCCTGGATCGCCGGCGCCGGCGCCGCGGGGTCGCGCGCGCGCGCGGTCTCCCGACCCGACGAGGCGGACGCACGGCCCCTCGGCGGCGACGACGGCGACGGGGCGCCCCTCCCCGCCTGGATCCCGAATGGAACGTTCGAGGGGCTGGTCTTCGTCCCGCCGGTGGACGAGTCGACCCGGTTCGGCTCGGGGACGATCCGGGCGATCGCGACGCAGGGAGGCGCGCACGGGGCCGTGACCGTGCTCGTGTCGGTGCCGATGAGCCGGTCGCTCGTCACGCGCCTGAGAGATGCCTCGCGCGTCGAGGTGCACCCGTACTTCGACCGGTCCCGCGTCAAGGTCGAGGAGTCGAGCATCGAGATCCCCGAGCCGGAGCGCCCGCCCGCCGCCGCGAGGAAGTCCGCCGCCCGCATCAGCATCGACGGCCAGGACATTCCGGCGAACGCGATCGATCAGCTCGGCGAGCCGCTCCCCGATGTCCCCTACCCTGTCATCGTTCCCGCCACCGACTGGGGCACCGGCAAGAGAGAGGACCGCGTCGCCTTCCTCTTCCCCTGGTCGTGGTCGCAGGCGGCCTCCCAGGTGCTCGGCGGGACGGAGATCGGCCGCATCTGGAAGATCGCGCTCGTCGCCGTCGCGCTGGTCTTCCTCCTCTTCGAGCTGATGGCGCTCCTCGCGGCGGTGCTCATCACGCGGGAGGTGACGGGCACGGTGCACGAGCTCCACCTCGCCACCGTCGCGGTGCGCCGCGGAGACTTCACCCACCGCGCGCGCAAGACGTCCCACGATCAGCTCGGCGAGCTGGCCGACGCATTCAACGACATGGCGGGGCACATCGGCGAGCTGCTCGACGAGCGCGTGGTGCGCGAGAGGCTCGAGCGCGAGGTGGAGATCGCGGCGGAGGTCCAGTCGAAGCTCTTCCCCCGAGCGCTCCCCGCGCTGTCGTCGGCGGAGATCACCGGAGAGTGCCGGGCCGCCCGCGGCGTCGCGGGCGACTACTTCGACTACATCACGGTGGCCCCGGGGCTGATCGCCATCGCCCTCGCCGACGTCTCGGGCAAGGGGATCTCCGCCTCCCTCCTGATGTCCAACCTCCAGGCGTCCCTGAGGGCGCAGGCCGGAATGCTCTCCGAGATCCCGGCGCGGCCCGTCGTCGCCGCCGGCGCCCCGCCCGGATCGCAGAGCGCGGGGGCGGTGGCGCTCCTCGCGTCGCGCCTGAACGCGCAGCTGTGCCGGGCCACCGACATCAACCGCTACGCCACTCTCTTCCTGGCCCTCTACGACGAGGGGTCGCGGGCCCTGCGGTACACGAACGCCGGACACAACGCGGCGATTCTCGTGCAGGAGGACGGATCGGTGACGCGGCTATCGCGGGGGGGGACGATCGTCGGCGCGTTCGAGGGAGCCTCCTACGAGGAGGCGGGCGCGGTGCTCAGCCGCGGCGCGATCGTCGTCGTCTTCTCGGACGGCATCAGCGAGGCAACGAACGCGGCGGGGGACGAGTTCGGAGAGGATCGCATCGCCACCCTCGCCGTCGCCAACCGGCATCGCAGCGCCGAGCAGATTCGGGACGGCCTCTTCTCGGCGGTGGACGCGTGGTCCGAGGGACTGGAGCGCAACGACGACCAGACTCTCGTGGTGCTGAGGGCGACGGCCGCGGCCGGCGGGCGTTGA
- a CDS encoding TolC family protein — protein sequence MRGLTILAVTVLLAAGFAPAPRADDALTYAEALDRAVRVDERLGLSDAGRAGLEARRRAEGARTRPALDLATEVLTNNTALDVQIGGPTGRPRTLQDTIQGDARLEARWDFYQPSHAREQEALSRDIDASRSDRATVEAEVRYETATAYLDALQATAALSVAAADLDRAAAQARLGRERLAAGEGSALGVRQLDLAVQAATRSRDAAVASEDLARERLRHLLQLARVPVLPPAPDAGLPGPPGELDPDALVATALGARTEVGAARGRAAASRERVVASAASRRPDAGVSGAVIASTVEGFDGKKVDTRLQAGLRWTFFDSGERTAVIERRTEEQRAADLTLAALGRRVETEVRQAVTGLRIAALDESRTATVREQAQAALDQAEALYGAGSATETELAERRADLAAAAGREEAARVARVRALVALRFAVGTSNVSAP from the coding sequence ATGAGAGGGCTCACGATCCTCGCCGTCACGGTTCTTCTCGCCGCAGGCTTCGCGCCGGCGCCGCGCGCGGACGACGCGCTCACGTACGCCGAGGCGCTCGATCGCGCCGTGCGCGTCGACGAGCGGCTGGGCCTCAGCGACGCCGGGCGCGCGGGCCTGGAAGCCCGTCGGCGCGCCGAGGGGGCGCGGACGCGGCCGGCCCTCGATCTGGCGACGGAGGTCCTGACGAACAACACGGCTCTCGACGTCCAGATCGGAGGCCCCACGGGGCGCCCGCGCACGCTCCAGGACACGATCCAGGGGGACGCCCGCCTCGAGGCGCGCTGGGACTTCTACCAGCCCTCGCACGCGCGGGAGCAGGAGGCGCTCTCCCGCGACATCGACGCCTCCCGATCGGATCGGGCGACGGTCGAGGCGGAGGTGCGCTACGAGACGGCGACCGCCTACCTCGACGCGCTCCAGGCGACGGCGGCCCTCTCGGTCGCCGCCGCCGATCTGGACCGGGCGGCGGCCCAGGCGCGCCTCGGCCGCGAGCGGCTCGCGGCGGGGGAGGGAAGCGCGCTCGGAGTCCGGCAGCTCGATCTCGCCGTCCAGGCGGCGACGCGCTCCCGGGACGCGGCTGTCGCGAGCGAGGACCTCGCACGGGAGCGGCTTCGCCATCTCCTCCAGCTCGCCCGGGTGCCCGTCCTTCCGCCGGCCCCCGATGCGGGCCTTCCGGGTCCGCCCGGAGAACTGGATCCCGACGCGCTCGTCGCCACGGCCCTCGGCGCGCGCACCGAGGTCGGCGCCGCGCGCGGCCGGGCCGCCGCGTCGCGGGAGCGGGTCGTCGCGTCCGCGGCCTCCCGCCGCCCCGACGCGGGCGTCTCGGGGGCGGTCATCGCATCGACCGTCGAGGGGTTCGACGGCAAGAAGGTCGATACGCGCCTGCAGGCGGGGCTCCGCTGGACCTTCTTCGATTCCGGTGAACGGACCGCGGTCATCGAGCGCCGGACCGAGGAGCAGCGCGCGGCGGATCTGACCCTCGCCGCGCTCGGCCGGAGGGTCGAGACCGAGGTGCGCCAGGCCGTGACCGGCCTGCGCATCGCCGCCCTCGACGAGTCGCGCACCGCAACGGTCCGCGAGCAGGCCCAGGCCGCCCTCGACCAGGCGGAGGCCCTGTACGGCGCCGGGTCGGCGACCGAGACGGAGCTCGCCGAGCGGCGCGCGGACCTCGCGGCCGCCGCGGGACGTGAGGAGGCGGCGAGGGTGGCGCGCGTGCGCGCGCTGGTCGCGCTCCGGTTCGCCGTTGGGACTTCGAACGTGTCGGCCCCCTGA
- a CDS encoding DedA family protein: MSGARPAREPSLEQFLTNWGLIAVFAAAIVEGDVSLVLAGFVARMGFTTLPATVLIAALGLLITDTFWFGLGRWRSGWVRGTRLYARAEPTVRAVAERLGPRQIILSRFVYGTRLPTMFFWGVLGLSFTRFFLLDVFGCLLWSTLLAGAGFALSESASALVGEVKRVEIWLLTALIAGVLVLLVMRLIARRRRVSSPQPSP, translated from the coding sequence GTGTCGGGCGCCCGCCCGGCCAGGGAGCCATCACTGGAACAGTTCCTCACCAACTGGGGTCTCATCGCCGTCTTCGCCGCGGCGATCGTCGAGGGGGACGTGTCGCTCGTCCTCGCGGGGTTCGTGGCCCGCATGGGATTCACGACGCTTCCGGCGACGGTCCTCATCGCCGCACTGGGCCTGCTGATCACGGACACCTTCTGGTTCGGCCTGGGTCGGTGGCGGTCCGGGTGGGTCCGCGGGACGAGGCTCTACGCCCGGGCGGAGCCGACGGTCCGCGCGGTCGCCGAGAGGCTCGGGCCGAGACAGATCATCCTCTCCCGCTTCGTGTACGGGACGAGGCTGCCGACGATGTTCTTCTGGGGTGTGCTCGGGCTATCCTTCACGCGGTTCTTCCTGCTGGACGTGTTCGGATGCCTCCTCTGGTCAACCCTCCTCGCCGGGGCCGGATTCGCCCTGAGCGAGAGCGCCTCCGCCCTGGTCGGCGAGGTGAAGAGAGTGGAGATATGGCTGCTGACCGCCTTGATTGCCGGAGTCCTCGTCCTCCTCGTCATGCGCCTCATCGCGCGACGGCGGCGCGTTTCGTCTCCGCAGCCCTCACCCTGA
- a CDS encoding HlyD family efflux transporter periplasmic adaptor subunit, whose protein sequence is MKRTLLFLFILSWAAGPSPGAEVSALKEGPYAGTVEMKETRLAPMETERLVARRAAEGMRVHAGDDVARLDTSLLEAEARRLEAEVGSRGAKVREMAAGSRTEDVREARARKESADTALALARMERARAEKLLAAGAGSQAAVDRARASEETSVHDAERASAALSLLEAGERREQRDAARGELDAATRALEIVRQRIDRMTLRAPADAVVLDTYYEVGEVVPAGRPIVKLGDASSPYVDIYVAPEDLSALRIGSKLPAKVDGFGDRAFQGTVTEMGAEAEFTPRAILTPRERARLVFRVRVTIDPAGTELHPGVTAEVAGP, encoded by the coding sequence ATGAAGCGAACGCTCCTCTTCCTGTTCATCCTGTCGTGGGCCGCCGGCCCGTCTCCGGGCGCGGAGGTGTCCGCCCTCAAGGAGGGGCCCTACGCGGGGACCGTCGAGATGAAGGAGACGCGGCTCGCGCCCATGGAGACCGAGAGGCTCGTGGCGCGCCGGGCGGCCGAGGGGATGCGCGTCCACGCCGGCGACGACGTCGCGCGGCTCGACACCTCGCTCCTCGAGGCCGAGGCGAGACGGCTCGAGGCGGAGGTGGGCTCGCGCGGCGCGAAGGTGCGGGAGATGGCCGCCGGGTCCAGAACGGAGGACGTCCGAGAGGCGCGGGCACGGAAAGAGTCCGCCGACACGGCCCTCGCTCTCGCGAGAATGGAGAGGGCGCGAGCGGAAAAGCTCCTCGCGGCGGGCGCGGGGAGCCAGGCCGCTGTGGATCGGGCGCGCGCCTCGGAGGAGACGTCGGTCCACGACGCGGAGCGCGCGTCGGCGGCCCTTTCGCTTCTCGAGGCCGGTGAGCGCCGCGAGCAGCGCGACGCCGCCCGCGGCGAGCTCGACGCGGCGACGCGCGCTCTCGAGATCGTGCGCCAGCGCATCGATCGCATGACGCTCCGGGCTCCGGCCGACGCGGTGGTCCTCGACACCTACTACGAGGTGGGCGAGGTCGTGCCCGCGGGGCGCCCGATCGTCAAGCTCGGCGACGCGTCGTCGCCATACGTCGACATCTACGTCGCCCCGGAGGATCTCTCCGCCCTGCGCATCGGGTCGAAGCTGCCGGCGAAGGTCGACGGCTTCGGCGATCGCGCGTTCCAGGGAACGGTCACCGAGATGGGGGCCGAGGCGGAGTTCACGCCGAGGGCCATCCTCACCCCGCGGGAGCGGGCGCGGCTCGTCTTCCGCGTTCGCGTCACGATCGATCCGGCGGGGACCGAGCTGCACCCGGGCGTCACGGCCGAGGTGGCCGGCCCATGA
- a CDS encoding DUF4097 family beta strand repeat protein, with product MGFRLATAAVVAAASLTLAGAETTRTLKIELPADVHGAFAVENLAGVMRVTVGSSDRVVATATVHAEDAAAAAGVQFLQVTGDDGTPTLRVRYPLSDYDTIRYPGHRSDDGMSFLAGLFGGSNTTTKYDGHKAKVSSSSGTLLYADVEIQIPKRAVEATFRNLVGKLEGTGAEGKILFDTSSGDIVLERVRGSIRADTGSGDVKVSDVGGDLKCDTGSGDCTISAFDGGSLSCDVGSGDITIRGAKADRIATDSGSGDVQVEDADVSEVVADSGSGNIHLQARGARLARVKADTGSGDVRLELDPDSGFEVRADQGSGDIQSRFRDAEPILKDRTVVGYRRGDGRIRISVETGSGDLVVEPSR from the coding sequence ATGGGCTTCAGACTCGCAACCGCGGCGGTCGTCGCCGCCGCATCGCTCACCCTGGCCGGCGCCGAGACCACGCGAACGCTGAAGATCGAGCTCCCCGCCGACGTCCACGGCGCCTTCGCCGTCGAGAACCTCGCGGGGGTGATGAGGGTCACCGTCGGATCGTCGGATCGGGTCGTGGCCACGGCCACGGTGCACGCCGAGGACGCCGCCGCGGCCGCAGGCGTCCAGTTCCTGCAGGTGACGGGGGACGACGGGACGCCGACCCTTCGCGTGCGCTACCCCCTCTCGGACTACGACACGATCCGCTACCCCGGCCATCGCTCGGACGACGGCATGTCGTTCCTCGCCGGCCTCTTCGGCGGGTCGAACACCACGACGAAGTACGACGGTCACAAGGCGAAGGTGAGCTCCAGCTCCGGGACGCTCCTGTACGCCGACGTGGAGATCCAGATCCCGAAGCGCGCGGTCGAGGCGACCTTTCGAAACCTGGTCGGCAAGCTCGAGGGGACCGGGGCGGAGGGGAAGATCCTGTTCGACACCTCGAGCGGCGACATCGTGCTCGAGAGGGTGCGCGGCTCGATCCGGGCGGACACGGGCTCGGGGGACGTGAAGGTGTCGGACGTGGGCGGTGATCTGAAATGCGACACCGGCAGCGGCGACTGCACGATCTCCGCCTTCGACGGCGGCTCTCTCTCGTGCGACGTCGGCTCCGGCGACATCACGATCCGCGGCGCGAAGGCCGACCGCATCGCCACCGATTCCGGCTCCGGCGACGTTCAGGTGGAGGACGCCGACGTCTCCGAGGTGGTCGCCGACAGCGGCTCCGGAAACATCCACCTCCAGGCGCGCGGCGCGCGCCTCGCGCGCGTGAAGGCCGACACCGGCAGCGGCGACGTGAGGCTCGAGCTCGATCCCGACTCGGGCTTCGAGGTCCGCGCCGACCAGGGGAGCGGCGACATCCAGAGCCGCTTCCGCGACGCGGAGCCCATCCTCAAGGATCGGACGGTCGTGGGCTACCGGCGCGGGGACGGCCGCATCCGCATCAGCGTGGAGACCGGCAGCGGCGATCTCGTCGTCGAGCCGTCTCGCTAG
- a CDS encoding TetR/AcrR family transcriptional regulator gives MAARALATRTVRTAATTAPRKVLLRSTRDLMLERGSDNVSIRDIAARAGVNLSQIYYYFGSKEALKAAVLFDVISEFDPTIAARAEGVAAGAEPVALEALIDAAHARLAAFDVMPRLMLRELSRDGPRLRDISGRLLLPRLRRLEALLRRGQRSGTVRRGPPRIQAALCSSLFLYWHLFRPVLRAYGVDVLNPATRRAVVGETRRLLRDGLYRAPRRASKRKGDR, from the coding sequence ATGGCGGCCCGGGCTCTTGCGACCAGGACGGTGCGGACCGCCGCGACGACGGCGCCCCGGAAGGTCCTCCTGCGCTCGACGCGGGACCTGATGCTCGAGAGGGGCTCCGACAACGTGTCGATCCGCGACATCGCGGCGCGCGCCGGCGTGAACCTCAGCCAGATCTACTACTACTTCGGGTCGAAGGAGGCGCTCAAGGCGGCCGTCCTGTTCGACGTCATCTCGGAGTTCGATCCGACGATTGCGGCGCGGGCCGAAGGCGTCGCGGCCGGCGCGGAGCCCGTCGCGCTCGAGGCGCTGATCGACGCGGCGCACGCGAGGCTCGCCGCGTTCGACGTGATGCCGCGACTGATGCTCCGCGAGCTGTCGCGCGACGGCCCGCGGCTTCGGGACATCTCGGGGCGTCTCCTCCTTCCGCGCCTTCGGAGGCTCGAGGCTCTGCTGAGGCGCGGCCAGCGCTCCGGGACCGTCCGGCGCGGCCCGCCCCGGATCCAGGCGGCTCTCTGCTCCTCGCTCTTCCTCTACTGGCATCTGTTCCGACCCGTCCTGCGGGCCTACGGGGTCGACGTGCTCAATCCGGCGACGCGGCGCGCCGTCGTCGGCGAGACCCGGCGGCTTCTGCGCGACGGGCTCTACCGCGCGCCGCGCCGCGCCTCGAAGCGCAAGGGGGATCGATGA
- a CDS encoding ABC transporter permease translates to MSLTRLLHVSRKEFIQLRRDRVTLALIIGIPIVQILLFGYAIDTDVRHLPTAIADASGTRESRDLVARFRNTTYFDPIATAPDESVARSMLLREEVGVAIVIPHDYARRVHREEPAEVQVLLDASDPMSVSAAMDAASAVALDQSLRLSGEAPRVTLARRAWYNPDLESSRYIVPGLLAVILTLTLVLMTVLSVTREQERGTMEMIITTPVGKVEFLFGKLLPYLGIAYFELTIVLAIARFVFAVPIHGSVAALYLFSSVFIVANLATGLLLSTLAKNQLQAMQMAFFFFLPTVLLSGFMFPLSAMPRPIQLVSRVIPATHYLRMVRAMLLKGLPAEAVVPRLWPQLAFLVVVLALAVARFRKRLA, encoded by the coding sequence ATGAGCCTCACGCGCCTCCTCCACGTCAGCCGGAAGGAGTTCATTCAGCTCCGTCGCGATCGGGTCACGCTCGCGCTCATCATCGGGATCCCGATCGTCCAGATCCTCCTCTTCGGATACGCGATCGACACCGACGTGCGGCACCTCCCGACCGCCATCGCGGACGCCTCCGGCACGCGCGAGTCGAGGGACCTCGTCGCGCGCTTCCGCAACACCACCTACTTCGATCCGATCGCCACCGCCCCCGACGAGTCGGTCGCGCGCTCGATGCTGCTGCGCGAGGAGGTGGGCGTGGCGATCGTCATCCCGCACGACTACGCGCGGCGGGTCCACCGCGAGGAGCCGGCGGAGGTCCAGGTCCTCCTCGACGCGTCCGATCCCATGTCGGTCTCGGCGGCCATGGACGCCGCCTCCGCCGTGGCGCTCGACCAGTCGCTCCGCCTCTCCGGGGAGGCGCCCCGGGTGACCCTCGCGCGCCGCGCCTGGTACAACCCCGACCTCGAGTCGTCGCGGTACATCGTGCCCGGTCTCCTCGCGGTGATCCTCACGCTGACGCTCGTGCTGATGACGGTGCTCTCCGTGACGCGCGAGCAGGAGCGCGGCACGATGGAGATGATCATCACGACCCCCGTCGGCAAGGTCGAGTTCCTTTTCGGAAAGCTTCTCCCATATCTCGGGATCGCCTACTTCGAGCTGACCATCGTCCTGGCGATCGCCAGGTTCGTCTTCGCCGTCCCCATCCACGGCAGCGTCGCCGCCCTGTATCTGTTCTCGTCGGTGTTCATCGTGGCCAACCTGGCCACGGGGCTCCTCCTCTCGACGCTCGCGAAGAACCAGCTCCAGGCGATGCAGATGGCGTTCTTCTTCTTCCTGCCGACGGTCCTCCTGTCGGGGTTCATGTTCCCGCTGTCGGCCATGCCGCGGCCGATCCAGCTCGTCTCCCGCGTCATCCCGGCGACCCACTACCTGAGGATGGTCCGGGCCATGCTCCTGAAGGGGCTGCCCGCCGAGGCGGTGGTGCCGCGGCTGTGGCCGCAGCTCGCGTTCCTCGTCGTCGTCCTCGCTCTCGCGGTCGCGAGATTCAGAAAGAGGCTGGCATGA